A single Cyprinus carpio isolate SPL01 chromosome A6, ASM1834038v1, whole genome shotgun sequence DNA region contains:
- the LOC109086023 gene encoding bone morphogenetic protein receptor type-2-like: MAVEGRITILDVGLIAMVVLLGPVAAAQSEQRVCAYLEQTEGDGQVFRENSTIRCNHGGHCFGLWVKKKNEILLEKQGCWTNLGGHQKCYDRCVVTNQPTAIQNGTYRFCCCNKDMCNLNFTEEFPTPSPTTAQPLYSRQLYREEVIVVALATVFMVAVLVILLFFGYRMLRGRGKHSQHTLDIPETALSPPSLDLDNLVLLELIGRGRYGTVYHGLLDDRSVAVKVFVSANRQQFTNERMIYRLLLDHENVARFLESEERVGTEGRTEFLLLLEFYPHGSLCTYLSGRTVDWLSCCRLALSVTRGLAYLHTEIQRGDVYKPAVSHRDLNSRNVLVKTDGSCVISDFGLSMIVSGKRPPGHGEEDNSAISEVGTVRYMAPEVLEGAVNLKDCESALKQVDVYALGLLYWETFMRCADLFPGETVPAFQMAFQAEVGNHPTIEDMQALVSREKERPKFPEAWKENSLTVHSLKETIEDCWDQDAEARLTAQCAEERLAELLLIWDREKSVSPALNPSTALFNHRNFSTGRQTPKVGSFLEHSSTNTEGHSVADKPLHNDTSVDPPSVGGSNPAEKNRNCINYERQQAQSRQSSTESSTHTPISESSQPPPVGSSGPPCAQLTREDLEIPKLDPSEVQRNLRESSDESLMEHSQKQFCSPETATSHGPFYPLMKMASEVSGSQGSGRHVDAPITILPKQQNVPKRPSSLSLHAKSSGKTPTMSSSSLRMKFGKLGKSNLKKVEMGVAKASAASMAHEPRPITGANNDAVAAVSKYATGAAPESAGSAANAADVRWKGAMSSEDLNFGLLNTSPDEQEPLLRREAHPDNANNNNSNNNNGEGDDEGDNEGGGEGGENSESVGPTGDAPSASTVEPVALPDPCPAPTLVPPQAQTQAQTHGEALLRQNRVRRPERPNSLDLSITTLPLLGGKSADDVTEGSGDKIKKRVKTPYALKKWRPASWVITTDTLDAEVNNNRRHGGPGQNQAGTSRPKSASAVYLGSRGGSRFSDPNDCDF, from the exons atggcaGTTGAAGGCAGAATAACAATTCTTGATGTTGGACTGATTGCCATGGTGGTTCTTCTGGGTCCTGTGGCTG CTGCACAGAGCGAGCAGAGGGTGTGTGCATACTTAGAACAGACAGAAGGAGATGGGCAAGTCTTTCGTGAGAACTCCACCATTCGCTGTAATCATGGAGGTCACTGCTTTGGACtctgggtgaaaaagaaaaatgaaattctgCTAGAGAAGCAAG GTTGCTGGACAAATTTGGGTGGCCATCAGAAGTGCTATGACCGTTGCGTGGTGACCAACCAACCGACGGCGATCCAGAATGGAACATATCGATTCTGCTGCTGCAACAAAGACATGTGCAATCTGAACTTCACTGAAGAATTCCCAACTCCTTCCCCGACCACTGCACAgcctctgt ATTCCCGTCAACTTTACAGAGAGGAAGTCATAGTTGTCGCCTTAGCAACTGTGTTCATGGTTGCTGTCCTTGTCATTCTTCTATTTTTCGGCTACCGCATGCTAAGAG GACGTGGTAAACACTCTCAGCATACCTTGGATATTCCAGAGACTGCACTTTCCCCTCCTTCTCTGGATTTGGACAACCTAGTACTGCTGGAG CTGATTGGCCGGGGCCGGTATGGAACAGTATATCATGGCTTGCTTGATGACCGATCTGTGGCAGTGAAAGTTTTCGTTTCTGCTAACCGGCAGCAGTTTACTAATGAGCGTATGATTTATCGCCTCCTCCTGGATCATGAGAATGTAGCGCGCTTCTTAGAGAGTGAGGAACGTGTCGGTACAGAAGGCCGGACAGAGTTTCTCCTCTTGCTGGAGTTTTACCCACAT GGCTCTCTGTGCACGTATTTGAGCGGGCGGACTGTGGACTGGCTAAGCTGCTGTCGTTTGGCTCTGTCTGTCACCAGAGGGTTGGCGTACCTGCACACAGAAATACAGAGAGGGG ATGTGTATAAACCAGCCGTGTCTCACCGGGATCTGAACAGTAGGAATGTGCTGGTGAAGACAGATGGCTCGTGTGTGATCAGTGATTTTGGACTTTCCATGATTGTGTCGGGAAAGAGACCGCCTGGGCATGGAGAAGAGGACAACAGTGCCATCAGTGAG GTGGGTACAGTGCGATACATGGCTCCAGAAGTGCTAGAAGGGGCAGTGAATCTAAAGGATTGTGAGTCTGCGCTGAAACAAGTGGATGTTTATGCACTGGGTCTGCTTTACTGGGAGACATTCATGCGGTGTGCGGACCTCTTCCCag GTGAAACAGTTCCAGCGTTTCAGATGGCATTTCAGGCAGAGGTGGGCAATCACCCTACTATAGAAGACATGCAGGCACTTGTGTCTCGAGAAAAAGAAAGGCCCAAATTCCCAGAGGCCTGGAAAGAGAATAGTCTG ACGGTGCACTCTCTGAAAGAGACGATAGAagactgctgggatcaggatGCTGAAGCCCGACTGACGGCTCAGTGTGCAGAGGAGAGACTTGCTGAATTGCTCCTTATCTGGGACAGGGAAAAATCAGTCAGTCCTGCTCTCAACCCCAGCACTGCACTGTTTAACCACAG GAACTTCTCGACTGGAAGACAGACCCCTAAAGTGGGTTCTTTCCTTGAACACTCATCTACAAACACTGAAGGCCACAGTGTTGCTGATAAACCCCTCCACAATGACACCTCAGTCGACCCGCCCTCAGTGGGAGGGTCTAACCCTGCAGAGAAGAACAGGAACTGCATCAACTATGAGCGGCAGCAGGCCCAATCACGACAGTCTAGCACGGAAAGCTCCACCCACACTCCAATCTCAGAGTCCTCACAGCCTCCACCAGTGGGGAGCAGTGGCCCTCCCTGTGCTCAGCTGACCCGGGAAGACCTGGAGATACCAAAACTTGACCCAAGTGAAGTCCAAAGGAACTTGAGGGAGAGCTCAGACGAGAGCCTGATGGAACATTCGCAGAAACAGTTCTGCTCTCCGGAAACAGCAACCTCACATGGCCCGTTCTACCCCCTCATGAAGATGGCTTCCGAGGTTTCAGGATCTCAGGGTTCTGGTCGGCATGTTGACGCCCCTATAACCATCCTACCTAAGCAGCAGAATGTCCCTAAGAGGCCGAGTAGCTTAAGTCTCCATGCTAAGTCTTCTGGGAAAACACCTACCATGTCATCTTCATCACTACGGATGAAGTTTGGGAAACTCGGAAAGTCGAATCTGAAAAAAGTTGAGATGGGTGTGGCTAAAGCCAGTGCAGCGAGCATGGCACATGAGCCCAGGCCGATTACCGGTGCCAACAATGATGCTGTTGCAGCAGTGAGTAAATATGCGACCGGAGCAGCACCCGAGTCAGCAGGAAGTGCAGCCAATGCCGCTGATGTCCGTTGGAAGGGCGCCATGAGTTCAGAGGACCTGAACTTCGGCCTCTTGAACACTAGCCCTGATGAGCAGGAGCCTCTTCTGAGAAGAGAGGCGCATCCAGACaatgcaaacaacaacaacagcaataacaacAATGGCGAGGGAGATGACGAGGGAGACAATGAGGGTGGAGGAGAGGGGGGAGAGAACAGTGAGAGTGTTGGTCCAACAGGGGACGCTCCGTCGGCTTCTACCGTGGAGCCTGTTGCACTGCCCGACCCATGTCCTGCCCCAACATTGGTTCCTCCACAGGCCCAAACCCAAGCTCAGACACACGGAGAGGCCCTGCTCAGACAGAACCGTGTGCGCAGACCCGAGAGACCCAACTCACTGGATTTGTCCATCACCACACTGCCATTACTAG GAGGCAAGTCTGCCGATGACGTGACAGAGGGATCAGGAGATAAAATCAAGAAGCGAGTGAAGACGCCTTACGCTCTGAAGAAGTGGCGTCCTGCCAGCTGGGTTATCACCACGGATACACTGGATGctgaagtcaacaacaacagACGTCATGGAGGGCCCGGTCAGAATCAGGCCGGTACCAGCAGACCTAAATCAGCCTCTGCCGTGTATCTAGGTAGTCGGGGAGGATCTCGCTTCTCAGATCCCAATGACTGTGACTTCTGA